The proteins below are encoded in one region of Aquisphaera giovannonii:
- a CDS encoding MBL fold metallo-hydrolase yields MKRRDALKTMAGLAATSVLGGVARAAQQAQDEDIPLPAAYRKIYPRFEKLPIQVSSLAPGLSLITGPGGNITGLAGHDGLLMVDAFLPSRSADLIRVVRNLGAGPITVITTHWHFDHSGGNAALAEAGAKIVAHENTRTRLSSEQYVVDLQMRFPPPPAAALPVVTLRDSATFYLNGEEIHVVHAPSAHTDGDLFIHYRKANVLQTGDVFFTWAYPNIDSSSGGWIGGMIAASDALLGIADARTRIIPGHGALATRDDLQAFRSMLAEARDRIEPLVHAGKTLEEAIAARPLANLNPRWGKGSFNRSHFTQFVYSGLAKHHNKESS; encoded by the coding sequence ATGAAACGGCGAGACGCATTGAAGACGATGGCCGGCCTGGCGGCGACCTCGGTCCTGGGCGGCGTGGCGCGGGCTGCGCAGCAGGCCCAGGATGAGGACATCCCGCTCCCCGCGGCGTACCGCAAGATCTACCCGAGGTTTGAGAAGCTCCCGATCCAGGTCTCCAGCCTGGCGCCGGGCCTGTCGCTGATCACCGGGCCGGGAGGGAACATCACCGGGCTGGCCGGTCACGACGGCCTGCTCATGGTCGACGCCTTCCTCCCCTCCCGATCCGCCGACCTGATCCGGGTCGTCCGGAATCTGGGCGCGGGGCCGATCACCGTGATCACCACCCACTGGCATTTCGACCACTCCGGCGGCAACGCCGCGCTGGCGGAGGCGGGGGCGAAGATCGTCGCCCACGAGAATACCCGGACGCGGCTCAGCTCCGAGCAATATGTCGTCGACCTCCAGATGAGGTTCCCGCCACCACCGGCCGCCGCCCTCCCGGTCGTGACCCTGCGCGACTCCGCCACGTTCTACCTCAACGGCGAGGAGATCCACGTGGTCCACGCCCCTTCCGCGCACACCGATGGCGATCTCTTCATCCACTACCGCAAGGCCAACGTCCTGCAGACCGGCGACGTGTTCTTCACATGGGCCTACCCGAACATCGACAGCTCCTCCGGCGGCTGGATCGGCGGGATGATCGCGGCGTCCGACGCGCTCCTCGGGATCGCCGACGCCAGGACCAGGATCATCCCGGGCCACGGCGCCTTGGCCACGCGCGACGACCTGCAGGCCTTCCGCAGCATGCTGGCCGAGGCCCGCGACAGGATCGAGCCGCTGGTGCACGCCGGCAAGACCCTCGAGGAGGCGATCGCCGCCCGGCCGCTCGCCAACCTCAACCCCCGATGGGGAAAGGGATCCTTCAATCGTTCCCACTTCACCCAGTTCGTCTACAGCGGGCTGGCCAAGCACCACAACAAGGAGTCCTCATGA